DNA sequence from the Delphinus delphis chromosome 7, mDelDel1.2, whole genome shotgun sequence genome:
CATCCAAGGAATGCAGAAGAAAAATCTGCTCAGGAGAGTCCTGGGACGTTGATTCAAACTGAACTCTTTAACAGGCTGTGAAAACATGTTTCAGTGAAATAAAACAGAGGGTGAGTATCAATTCTATATATGCAACATTTGTCATCCAAGTTTAGTAGAAAAATGCAACCGTCCCAGTAGATACAAAACAAAAGATGCAATTGTGTAATATAACTTCTTGAAAAACAACTTAATCCGCCCTTGAAGAACAGGAATCTCAGACAGcagccctctctcctctccatggGCTGCCATAACACAGCCCCAGCCCTGAGAAGACCACAGTTCCTGCTTAGCTCTCATCCATCAGGCCATTCTTGTCAAAGGAGCATTCTCTCCAAAGCACAATTAAGTATCATTGGATTTACCTATTTGCCACTTGCTTGCTTACACAAACTCCCAATGTATATTTTAACCCTATATCCattcaggttttgttttattttctactaaGTTATTGAATACGTCTACATTTAAAAGGCTTGGAGAGGAATATTATACTTTTTGGGAAAATGTGGCAACTTTTACACTTCATTGTCTCCTTTGCTCTAGATAACCCCTTTCTCTTGAATTCTCAAAGGATTTTTACGAATAACTTTATAACTGAACAACCGTTACTAGCATTTCTGGTTTAGGTGAAGTCTAAATCTGTTAGCATACATCTCCATATACAGACAGCTATCTTGAGAGCTCACTCGGTCATTGATAAGCCTTGTAAACTAGCACTTATTCTAATGAAAGACAATAAATTAGTAGAAATCTGGAGTCACAGCCTGTTCATCTCATCGCCACCAAAGACCTGGCAATCTAATCCTCTTTCGCTGAAGGCAATAAATGTCTCTGATCCTATAAATGTATTTAACTCTAGTTTAAGCAACTAGTAGCTGCTTTAAAGCAACACCTCCCAAAATCTTTGTACTGTGTCccacaataaaaatacatttttagaaatatagcacacacatacatatagctAAAACAAAAGTTCCTTGAAATAATACCCTTACCACATTCAACACTAAcccatctttctctttccttccctccctcccactcccctctcttccttccttccttccttccttccttcctctctcctctcctccctccctccctccctctctctctctttctttcaaatgCTGGTTGTGACCCACTACATTGATTTCAGAACGTTTTAAATGATTAGAACCCACAGTTGCCAACCACTGCTTTAAAGCCCTGCTATTTGATGAGTGGTGATGTTATGACTCGTGGTACCACAGCATCTCAGCATGGATTCCTCCCCAGGCCTCCACCCTTGGCTCTCTTCTGctttcactccactctctcccCCACTGCCCAAACACTGCCCTTTGTACTCCTTTGCTTTTCATTCTagtttccctcccttttttttcattcaactcGTTGACATTACGTAGGACAAATCTCCCCAAATGTAGTGACATAAAACAACACTTGTTTTCTTCCActcacagattctgtgggtcaggaattcagaaagCACAGGGGGTGACAGGTCTCTGCTCCACAATGTTGAGGCTGAGGGGACTCATGGCTGTATATAATGGCCACTCACTCACAGGTCACGCGCCACTTCCTCGTAGCATGGTGGAATCAGGGAACATGGGCTCCATGGGCAAGTGTTTCAGCTCACAAGGCAAGAAACTTCTTGCCTCAGAATTAACATGGCACTTTTGCTGCCATCTACTGATTACACTGCGTCACAAATCCACCCAATTCAGGGGGAGGTACACTGGACCCCACCTCTAGGTAGAGTGGCAAAGTTCTAAAAGAACATGTGGGACAGGAGATGGTGTTACCGTCATCTTCCAAATTGCTATTCCCCAACCTCAGTTCTAATTCCCAAGGCAAAAATCCAATAGACTACTACGTAGCTAGATCCACAGGGGTGTCAACTGACACTCAAACAGTATATGCCAGCCGAATGcacttttcttttatattccctATCTCAGTACTACTGGGGAAGAAAGAACTGCATGTTGCATTTTAGATGAATATGCCAGAAGCACCTTAGCACAAAATGTAAGCAGACGCAAGGAGAGAACTGAAAGTAGGACGGGAGTTCCCTGCATCTAAGGAATTCTGTCCTGTGTGGAACACAGGCAGATCTTATAGTCAGTCCCTGTAATGAGAGTGACAAGTGGCCATTCTCCTTCAGACAGTGTTAACAGTTCATGCTAATTAGCAACCGTTAATTAGCAATTTCAGTGGTATACAATATACGTTCTCACATACTTCACTGCTTCCCTTTCTCTGCCATCCCTGACTGCATGAAGCTCCCCATCTTTCCTTTCATACAAGCTAAGAAACGGTCAAGAGTAGTGCTAGAGAGGCAGCATGAGAGCTGGGAGCAGCGATTCTCAAAGTGTGCTCCATGGGCCACTGGAGGTCCCAGAGGCCCTTCCAGCAGTTCATGAAGTCAgaactattttcataattatacTGAGGTATCATGTGCCGTTTTCCACGTGTTGATGTTTGCATTAGTGGTATAAAAGCAATGGTGGGTCCAACTGCTTGTGCCTTGGCCGCTTGAATCAAATGAATCAAGGCGGTGACTCCAAACAGTACCAGTAGTCGCTGTATTTTTCACAGCCACACatgcacatttaaaaagaaaaaagagggcttccctggtggcgcagtggttgacagtccgtctgccgatgcagaggacacgggttcgtgccccggtccgggaagatcccacatgtcttggagcggctgggcccgtgagccatggccgctgagcctgcgcgtccggagcctgtgctccgcaacgggagaggccacaacggtgagaggcccacgtaccacaaaaaaaaaaaaaaaaaacaactagtgATATTTATTGtcaatgataaaatttgagctttaaggtgaaaattagaattttgcaaTCACCTCCCCACTGTGCCACCTTGGGAGGAGGGTCACTTCTTTAAACACAACCACCTACCAGGGCCCCAGGACATGCAGGGAAAGTAAAAGACCATGTGAGGCAAAGATGTCACTGAAACAAGGGACACACGAGAACTGTAAACGCAAAAGCTCCAGCAAAGGAGTGCGATTACGTCACTCTGCTGGTCAAGTCCATAACCTCTCACAGTGCTGAACCAACGGCTGGCTGTTTGGAGTGGCTTCCCTCCATAAAACTCCCTAACTGGGGAAATTACTAATTCTGTGGCTTTCATAAAACACAGAGGTCCACCAAATGTTTGCctggcaggtttttttttctcccaaagggCAGCTCATTAAGTCCGTCGATAAAGCAGGCTTTGTTGTAAAGATTTACAGTGTTTTCCCAATGAAAACTCTAATTGACAACCACCAGGAGAATAACAATGCAGAGCCCAGAGAGCTCTGGTTTCCCCCATCCTTCCAAGATCCATCTCAAAAAGCATGCCCCTCTTAGGTTTCCTGGACCAGCGTTCAGCTCCGTCTTCAATGGACACATGCATAAGCAGATGCCTGGATATCAGAAGTTTATCATTCAAAGCAGTCAAATCTTAAAAACCAAAAGATTTTGTCTTTCAAACTTCAAAGGAAATTCCATTTAATTCCCAAGCTCAGAATATCAGGTCCCTCCACGCAGAATAAGCATATTACATAAAAATGCAACCATCCCTTATCTATGTAAAGGGGGGGGGaaccctaaaaaaataaaatgcgtGATGGAGTCTTCAGAAATAGTTGCATGAGACTATTAAAGGCATTGCTGTTCAATGGATTCATTACAGAATAAAAGTTCAAGTACCAGAGAGAGTGATTTTCATATGAATGTTGGGTGTTGCCCTCACACACAAGAGTCTCTGGTCTCCACAGAGAACCGAGTCACATCAAGCAAGTCAGGGAGCTGTGAGTGACAAGGTATAGAGAGGGCTGTTCAGATAAGGGACAGACATTACTGGACcctttttcaaagaaaactttGAAGATTTTGTTAGGCTTTCTTCGTGGAACTGTCACAAGATAACAATACAGTTGCAAATGAGTGGTGTTCAGTGGCCACATCACTGCCTTTTACGGACCAGCTGGCAATGGCTGCCCATGATGGGAAATTAGCATTAAAGAAGGACTCAAGGTTACTGGGCTGACACACAGCCCAAGGAGAATACTCTCAAATAAAGTACGACACCCAACGCAGTCACACAAATGGAAAGCTGAGGAAAAAAGCTCCTGTCTGAAAAGCACAGCAGCAGAAAAATATCCTTCTTACTTCTTTCTGAATCTTCCTGAATCTCCCCCTTCTCCAAACAGCGTCCAGGTCCccgaagtaaaaataaatgagcaaaccATGGGCTTCCAGGTGCATTACACAGATTAAGAGAAGTGCAGCTGGTGGAAGAGGTGGGAAAATAACACAATTCACTCTCTTTTTTCTGAAcagaaagtagagaaaagaaCCAAAGCGGAAAAGCACGCCCCACCTCACCCCCGTCTCCCCGCCGAGAACACCCAGACCAGGAGTCCAGAGGCCTGAATCCTAACTAGTCTAGTGTCTACCACGACACTGCTTGATGAGTCCCTAAACCTTCTGAATTTCCCTGTCCTCACCCGTAAAGGAAATTCGCAGACATCAGTGATTCCCAAAATGTGTTCCCTGGAGCTCTAAGATTCTGTGGAGGTGCCTCTTAAGGCAGTCAGTGACACAGGGGTAAGGCAAAGGGAGTGGAGCCCTATGCTTCCTCTCCATCCAAAACAGTTCAGAGTTGATCAATTTTCTATATCAAAATTGTGAGTAAAGTCTTTTGTTTAAAGAGTCGACCACCAAGAAAATTCACAACTAAAATGGCTTAAAGGCACTGGACCAACATACCTTTTGATTTCGTATCTTTCTAATTACGTGGTTTCTATGTGCCTCTTTAGATTATTGTTATTAGAATTAATTAATTGACAGGCTGGTTAATATTAATCCCCAAATCTGTGTATCAGGTTCAACTtaaaaggtgaggaaatggaaactCAGATAAGACAAATACATCAAAATCACTCAGGTCAGTAGCTGACTAGATTCAAACACGGGAATATCTGACATTAAAACCATTAAGCTGGATTCTGTCCTTATAGTTAAAGAAAAACTTCACTGTAAAAGACAATTGATTACCTCATTATGACTATAATTCTTTCTCTATGGAACATCAGGTTCTTCATTTGTATTCTCTAAGAGTAAACACTTACCCTGTCGAGACGAAATGAATAGCCAAAAGTTCTGCCCAACAAGCAAATTTGCTGGGTACTGGAAAGCCCAAAACGTTGACAAAGCCTCCAGGGCAATAACAGTTGTTAAGAACTTTCAAAGCAAACAAAACTCCTAAAAGAGGATAAAGAGCATATAAATATCAACAATCCAAATGTGGAGATGATTAACATTTACAAAGAAAACTAACTGAAAGTGAAAATGATTATTCCATTACATCCAACTTTTTGCTTCGAAACATACTCTATTCCTTACAAGTCAACCCAGCATTTGGTAGAAAAACAGTCTTCAAGgcaatcattcctttgatgtttCTTAACACGGAAGTTCATACTGACTTTGAGTATGCTACTAAATATATAAcacataaaatgggaataagacaCCCGCAATGGTGcaatactaaatgccactgaactgtaaacTTCAAAATCGTTCATTCTATGTGATttttaactcaatttaaaaaatatcattaacGTGTAGTTTTCTAACTCCTATGGAAAGACATATTGAAGGCAGggcttatttcctttcttctcacaCAATCAGATGCATGAGGATGCACCTTAGAGGGAAGGGGTAAGGACGGCAGGGAAAACAGAGGGAAGGGTTTGATCTCCTTTGGTTTCGGGACTATTTCCCTCCTACCCTTCACATGCTAATTTTCACGATACCTATTTTAAGTCCTGATGGCAATTTAGTCctaggagaaaaatgtaaaaaaagaactaGTGAGGGGAACAGTGAGAGGCAATGTAATATGTGTTTAAAGCTACGaagactgggttcaaatcccagctccgtCACTTATGAGGTGtgcaaccttgagcaagttacctgacttctctgggccttagcttcctcatctacaaaatcaaGACAAGGCCACCTCCCTAGGGACCTGTTACATTAATTAAACAGCATGAATTATGTATAAAGACTATCATGGCTCTGAAAACACAGTGAGCATGCCATTGTAGGGTGTGGTGCATTTATTTTAATGGCGTTATTGAGATGCATACCCATCTTTTTAGAGAACTCCCACAAGTACACCAGTGCCTCTCTCCCTCGTCCCACCATAATGGAGCCAGTGCATATCTCCAGGACCACGTCTCCTACAAAACTACCTTTGGGCAGACCCTAGTCTCAACTGTCCAAGAGTGAATGATGCGGCATAATGGGAAACAGCAAAATCTATGTCTCTCCTGTGCTCCAATCAGCCTATTCACCAAAATCCAAGCCCCAGCAGTGCTTAGCCACTCAGAATTCAGTTCCCTCACCAACTGGGACCCCTGCTTCAAAAAATGACAACAGCTGCACCTCCCTTACTGTTTTCATGCGGACTACCTTAGAAATGCATCTGCCTTACCTGAGAAACCTACAGCACAGTCCCTTCTGAAGCCAGGGTCACCCATAAATTCTGCCAGAGCAAATTCCAGGAGCAGGTACACCACCCCAGTGAGTAGGGAGAATGTGGTGATGACGTAGGCAAACCATTTACTTCCTAGTCTTCTTTCCAGATGAATTCCTTTCCAGAGCATGGATGCCATATTGAAATACAAGTGCCAATCATCCACGTGGTGAACCGGGGAAAGCAGTAAGCGCTGCCAGTCTTTTTGCTGGTAACACTTCTCCACGCTAAGGCAGGAGCTAAGCAGCGGCTTCAGAGGATTCAAGAAGAACCAGATGTTGAGAGCCAAAGTTGTTAGGGTGACAGGTGGAATATTGTTGATCCCAACGCGGAAGATTTGAGAAAGGAGCAGGAGCAGCCCAGTGCTAATTCCTCTTGACCTCCGCTGCATGGTTAGATATCAAGCCTGTGACGGGAAAATGTGGTCAGACGTGAAGAATCTGGGAAGATACAGAGGCAGCTGAGCctaagatgtaaaataaaatgcacatgaAAATCCGTCAATTAAGAATTAGGACAGTGACAAGACGTGCTCACTTAAAAGATGGGCTTACATTATGTATATCTCATCTCCCATCTAACAGAAGcattattttctgtgtcttccaGAGTAACGCCCAGGACACTGGCTGATGTCCCTCCTCATTTTACATCCTAAAGGAGAAATGTCATCCCAGATCCCAGTGGACCAGTTAATGGATGGGTATGCTTTTGCTGACAAATATGCCATGAAAAGGTAACTTGTCTTCCTTATAAACAAACTTATAACCtaacaaaaaaacatacaaagataGTGcgcaaatatttaataattacttcTTCTCAGAATGCTGGAGAGAATTCTTCACCCcttcacttttttaaagaaatattcgaTATTTATATATTAGAGTCTGCTCCAAAGTTCTTCAACATTAGCAAGCAAGTCTTAAAATGCAAGCATATATTATCTTCTATGCCATATCACCAGATGTCAACTGCTAGACtgctttattttcagaaaaatttccaCTTTTAAAAGTTACCTACTATGAGCCAAATCCTGGATTAAAACACGGTCGCTGTCTTTAAGGAGCTCACTTTCTACTAAGAAGTAAACCAACAACTGCCACACAATGTTCTCAGTGCAGGGACAGAGGAAGCCCAGACCCAAGGCACACAACTCAGGCTGAGGTGGTCTTGGAGGGTAGATTGGATTTGCCCACGAGGAAGAGTGCCATATTCACGGGTCTACTTCTCCATGCCCTGTGCTGGCCTTGTGACCTGCTTTGGTTGACAGAATGAAAAGCAAGCGACACTAGTTCCGAATCTAGGCCTCAAGATGATTTGCAGACTTCTGCTCTCTCTTGAAACCCTCCTAGGCAACCATGTGGACAAGTCCGGGCTGGCCTACTGGACAACGGAAGACACATGCTCTAGTCACCCTGATGGCCCTGGCCACTGACCAGCTAATGCCTCAGAAGCAAAGTGGTCTAGCTGACCAGCAGCTGACCACAAATGCATAAGTAAATCCAGCCGAGCCCAGACTAATTCGTTGACCCACAGAACAGTGAGccaaataaatgatattttcaatTAACTTCACCAaattttggagtggtttgttatacagcaattaCTAACCAATACAGAAGGTATTTGCTTCGGAAAAGGTCTAGGTTAGGCTTATGGGGAAAAGCTAGTAAAGAAAGAGACACAGACTAAagatgcaaaagagaaaaagaatcaagTCCTTAGAGGGAATAGCCTTGTCCATCAtaacaggaaggaagaagaattttAGGTGCAGATATGCGTAAATAGGCAGATTAGGGGACAGGATGCTGAAAAAGTTCTCATCTAATGGTTTTCTGATTTCCCTGTGGAGCTATCTTGGCTCCAATCAAATATATAATGCACTCGGATACCCTAAAGGTTCTCATTCAGACAGCACATTAGAAAGTGCATGGGCTTTAGAGTAAAAAACAGCTAGATTCCTACTTACTAGCCCTGAGATCTATGGTAAATTACTTAAACTTcaatttcttcactttaaattagaaataataccTCCTTCTCAGGATTACTGTAACATGTCTGGAACAAAGTAGGTACTGAATAAATGGTAGCTACTTTTTTCATTACTATAAAGTAATCTCACTTAGGAGAAAAAGTCTTTGCAACGTTAACATTCGAATAATAAGACTCAAATGTACTCCCCATCCCTCTCCACACAGGGATTCTTACCAACTTCACACCCAAAAGAAACGCccaagaaaatattatatatacgtATGTGTTATGGGTGTACCCCCATTATTAGCACAACCCCAGGTTTCTTTATTGCCAGGGcttattattatagctttgtagcaTTCTCATGAACTagagaatttaataaaatttcaactGAAACGCTCCCAGATAATTTTGGAGAAATAGTCTATATTTTTCACCTTGACGTTCAGGTTGATTTTCAGATCTCCAACTACTGTGACATGTTTCCAATTCCCCTAGATAATTATATATATCAAACATCATTACCTGTAACAGGAGCAATGGAAAGATATGGGCCTGATCATTAAGTAACCAGCTTATAAGAAATCACAAAATAAGCCCTTCGATATCAGTACAGTGTCCTATGATGGCAGGCTACGCACAGCAGAAAATCAAACATAATTATGTCTTTGCTTAAGAAAAAGTCCCCTCTCGACTGGAATCGTTAGTGGTGGAGAGTATAAACAAAAGGACAGTGGAATTTCCCCAAGCTTGTCTCACACTGTGCGCCCAGGCTCACATTAACCCTCAGCTCTATCTCCCCACTGCTGGCTGCTCCTTCTTCCCTGGGACGCTGTGCTCTCCTGCACGTTCCTGCCTCCTCCCAACTCCCCTTCCTCTGCTTCTCAGTTTCGCTCTATTCTTATTCTACGCTATTTTGCATACACTTATGGAATTCCACTCTCAGGGgttctgtaattctttttatCAGGATGGCTCccaaatttacattttacagCTTTGACTTCGCAGATTTCAGGGACACAACCTTGTAGGAAGAATACAGTCCACCTGATCTCTTGATTTCCCAAAACTGAATTAGCCCTCCTTCTTACAGAATGACTATTCAGCCATTCCTCAGTCACTTAGTTTTTAGAATAAATATCAAGTGCCAAATGCATGCCAGTCCCTGTGCCAGGCATTAGAGGTACAGCAAAGACCAAAACACTTGCAATCCCGGCCCCTAAATGGCCCATTTCTATCATTTCTATttgttgaaggaaataaaaatactggcTGCAGAAAATCACAAGATGAATAAAATGATGTGGTATGCGTAACGTAAAGGCAGATAGAACCATAACCAACATGAGAAGTGCATAATATAGGTTGGGCTCTGTTTTCCAAAAGGCCACTAGACCGTAGTTTTAAGTAGCGAAGATAAATCGACACTATTTCAAACCGGCTCTATGGCCCAGTTTCCTTCCTAATAAGTAATCAAG
Encoded proteins:
- the RHBDD1 gene encoding rhomboid-related protein 4 produces the protein MQRRSRGISTGLLLLLSQIFRVGINNIPPVTLTTLALNIWFFLNPLKPLLSSCLSVEKCYQQKDWQRLLLSPVHHVDDWHLYFNMASMLWKGIHLERRLGSKWFAYVITTFSLLTGVVYLLLEFALAEFMGDPGFRRDCAVGFSGVLFALKVLNNCYCPGGFVNVLGFPVPSKFACWAELLAIHFVSTGTSFAGHLAGILVGLMYTCGPLKKIMEICSGVFPSNIDYPGQQYYFNSFGYSGYQDYYPRGRPGYPEEVPRNFDAYTAGLSEEEQLERALRASLRDQGNRRNSTPAYRFHLTPEEEMRRKRLHRFDGQ